The Sesamum indicum cultivar Zhongzhi No. 13 linkage group LG6, S_indicum_v1.0, whole genome shotgun sequence genomic interval CTTAATCTCCATCCAAaagtataaaacatatatatatatatattttaaaattataattataattacaccccTCCTAAAAATactatacttttaaaaaatataacctaTTCAGTTAATGCAGCCCACAGGTAACTTGTTCTCCATGTCCGATTCAGGGCGATTTAATTAGGTAAAACGTTGTCAcacgaattttttttttggtatttattgttgttatatattttagggtaaattcaaattttttaaaatttattataattataaatattttttattatttaaaaaattataaatattcctacaatgaataattaattgtctaataaatattatctataatagacttttacaagaaaatatttgttagatgatcgTCAATAtcaaaagagtatttataattttttcaatagcaaatgagtaattataattatgataaacttgaaaaagagtcgttgtaatttaccttatattttatttattcaaataattaccTTAATTGAATTCCTTGACCATGgaacattaaattaaaatgaaagttTATACTATAATATTCAGGAAAGACTaacgaaaaacaaaaaatttgtacaggtaaattttctaataaatatcgACCACTAAAGgccaatatatttaaaaaaaaaaaaaaaaaaaaaaaagaactaaaattccataaaacaAGTGGACCATGTGATGGGGACAATGAAGCATGCCTCACAAAAAATCACGGTGGTCCAATTAGCTCCGCCTCCTCCTCCGCCAGATTCCACCTCCActggcggcggcggcggcgatCTTCATTTGGACACTCTCCAATTCGGATTTCGGGCAAGGAATCTGGATCCCACCCGGATGATTGAACCCGTAAACCTTCTCAGCCTCCCTCAAGAGCTCACCAAACAGTGGGTGATTGAAGTATATGACGGGCACAAGGACCCGACACGTATCGTCCTTCTTGTCGCCCACGTACACGGCCAGGTGCCCTTTCGGTAACTTGGGCTGCTCAACCGGGTCTTTCCCGACTTGAATGTAACCCGAATTGATCTTGAAAGAGCACAGGCTCCTAGCTCCACGCCTGCTCAGAGAATAAACCCATTTGCAGAGCTTTGAGACGGGTCCTGCCGACGGTTTCAGCCGCTGGTAGGCGCCGGTTCTCCGCCGTGTACGGCGGTGGATGCACCATTTGAAGACTTTGACCAGCTTCCGTCCCAGCCTGAATCCCCTGGATTTTCCCATGATCTAAAAGTGgatgaaaattcaagaaacgtTGCGTATGTACGGGTGATAAGTGCGAGTTCTGATGGATTTCGTACGTATGTTTGAGCTGTTCTGCTTGGATTTCCGTGCAAACGGTGGGTTGGGGTTGGGTGGGGNNNNNNNNNNGGTGGGGGGTGTACCTAGCGGAGGGAGTGAGAGATTCGTGGAAGGGGAGAACTTGGATTTATAATGAAGGCTATTTGGAAGCTTATTATAGAGAGTGGAGAAAGTGGAAAGTCCGTCCGTTGctctttaattatatttttgttgtgtgtttataaatatatatatatatatatattaggatgAATTATGATAGGCtctgatatttaatataattataaataat includes:
- the LOC105164282 gene encoding auxin-responsive protein SAUR36-like; this encodes MGKSRGFRLGRKLVKVFKWCIHRRTRRRTGAYQRLKPSAGPVSKLCKWVYSLSRRGARSLCSFKINSGYIQVGKDPVEQPKLPKGHLAVYVGDKKDDTCRVLVPVIYFNHPLFGELLREAEKVYGFNHPGGIQIPCPKSELESVQMKIAAAAASGGGIWRRRRRS